The sequence tagttgttttttaaagtatattttttattgaaatatattaaatgaaattttttattttaaaaaaatttatttaaaatcattatattaaaacgatttaaatcataaaaaaaatattttaaataaaaaaacaatttaaacctGTTACAAATCACGTTTCCAAACGGCTAGTGTCAGTGCCAGAGCTATCTTTCAAGACCTTTTGTGGTCATGGTTATCTAGGCccccattttttttgttttttttaagctaagCATGtgaaccatagttttgaaacccgacccggtcattgacccggccgaccctccgggtcacgggtcagatgggttgacccgagttaacctaaaaaaacctaaaaaaaaaaaaaaaacacataactaaTTACAATACAACACTTacttaaaccaaatttaaattataaaccaacaacataaatttaattcaatatccaaaatacaaacaaatataaattataaaatatttaaaacaaaacatccaaccacataaattctaaatatattgaaacaaaacatccaacaaTATAAATTCCAATAACataagttattaaaatatttaaaacaaaacacccaacaacataaattctaaatcaaCAACCCATTCATTTATGTTGAATTAAGTAATTAACACATTAGGTTCTTCTGTGTCCATGGAAGAAAAATTTGGATGAAATGTCGATGGAATGGAGTCAATCTCGTCAACACCTAATAAATCACCAGCATGCTCCTTTGAAACTTCATCGtcacaatcatcttcaatatcattaacatttatGACATCTATAtttcaaacacaattaaaaaataaatattatgtgttaaacaaaactttattttaaataatatttatcactaaataataaatcattaattaccaTCAACTAAAGTATCTTGTATGGTCATAGTTGATAGAGCTTGATGAAAACTCTCTACTTCTTCGTTGTCAACATTGATGGGTCATCTTCGACTACCCAATTTTCCATGTCGAAAATTGTCTCAACattaattggatcataatttCGTCCTTTCCAATAATtcctatatattaaaagggaaggtaaacacaatataagtattaataatgctactaaacaagataaaataatatttaaggaattagagaaaagaaaaaatacttttgttttcaatcttAGATTGCAGTGGACGTAAACAAGTCATTAAGCCTTTGGTGCTCCCAATCTATTTCTCTTCTTGGAATGAATATGTTCAAACATACTCCAATTTCTCTCACATCCCGAAGAACTACAAGTTTGACTTAACACTCGTATAGCCAATTGTTGTAGATTTGGAGCGCTGGTTCCATATGTCATCCATcattcatctatacaaaaataataagtaaaaagtAAGactatgttaaataatatttgtaaatataaaattatatacctGGAGGCATAAGGGTGCGATTAGTTATTGCGGACGCTCGGCCAAAGTCATGTTCAGCATTCCTAAAAAACTTCATCTCATTTGTAATCTTACTTTGCAATGGCAGATTTCCATGTGCAAACTTCTCAAGAACATCTAGAAGTCCAGAAATGGTGCTCATGTGTTTATCCATTATATTTGCATCATATTGAAATCGAGGATTCAACCAAAATGCTGCTGCATAAAGATTTCTGTAAAATTGTCCATCCCACCGATTATTGATAATGTCTATGAAAGGTTTCACTCTAGGCTTTCTCTTTTGAAATATCCTCAccatttcttcttttgcatgATGAATAGCATCATACAAATATCCATCGAAGGTCTATCATCACCATCAACCAATCGTAGAACTCGAACTAAAGGTTCACTCATTCGCACAATATTGCACATTCTTTCCCAAAACAAAGAGTCTAGCACACTCTCAACaaacttttttcctttgatatcTTTAGCATAAGCAGATGAGACCCATTCCCTAGATGTCACCATAGCTCTCAACTCATCTTTATGAGCTAAAATGCTTTGCAATGCAATGAAATTGGTGGCAAAACGAGTAGGAGCTGGACGAAGTATTTCTTTTCCTCCAGTGAACTTCCTCATCAAATATAATGGataacaatgattataaatGTACTTTGTGATACCAGAAGCATgctcaacaacacaacaaactgATTGCAATTTACCAATGTCCTGGAGTATAAGGTTGATGCAATGAGCAGCACAAGGAgaccaaaatattgaaggaaattcTTCCATCAATAACCTGCCAGCAGCAACATAATTTGCAGCATTATCAGTCACCATATGCACAATGTTTTCTACCCCAACATACAAAACAACCTCTCTAAACAACTGATACAACAATCTAGCAGTCTTTGAGACATTTGATACATCCACGGTTTTCAAAAAAACTGTTCCTTTAGGACAATATACTAAGAAGTTAATTAGAGTCCTCCTCTTCTGATCTGTCCATCCATCAGCCATTAATGTGCAACTGGTCTTCTTCCAAATCTCTCGATAACTCTCAACATAAATCTTCACTTCATCAACCGCTTTTGCCAAGTAATAGCCACGGATAGCATGCAAATTTGGTCCTTTATAACCAGGACCCATGGCTGTTACAGCATCTATTGCATGCTGATAATACACAAAGTTAACAGCATTAAATGGCACACATGCATCAAACATCCACTTCGCTAAAGCAAGATCACACCGTTCAATTGCTTCTTTCCTTTGCCAACAGTTCTGAATAGACTTTTGAGCACCAGGAGTTGTTCTCGGCATGAAATATGTCCCTAATGTTGCAGATTTCTTCTGCTTTCCATAACTTGTAGTTGATATTGTTTTACAGTGTTGGTGCtttgaatctttttcttttttggcaacCTTCGGTGGTAACAtatgttttttagtattgacatcctcctcctcctcctcctcatcatcatcaccatcatcatcttttaattgcCTAATCATCATCTCTTCATGCTCTCTTTTGTGCATTAAATGGATTGAAAATCTGCTTGCATTtctctaactcttttttttgtttcaacatttCCTTTAAGGTTCAAAAGCATTTGATGTCGAACATCAGGAGAACATTTACGACATTGTTCAACTCCTCCTTTAACTCCAGCTAAATGTTGCTTAAATCGATTAATGCCACCACCCGCAAATACTTTAGCacaatataaacatattaatttagtttttttacatcCAACACTAAGTTCAGGTGCTTCTCTACAATGA is a genomic window of Populus alba chromosome 18, ASM523922v2, whole genome shotgun sequence containing:
- the LOC118030909 gene encoding uncharacterized protein gives rise to the protein MLPPKVAKKEKDSKHQHCKTISTTSYGKQKKSATLGTYFMPRTTPGAQKSIQNCWQRKEAIERCDLALAKWMFDACVPFNAVNFVYYQHAIDAVTAMGPGYKGPNLHAIRGYYLAKAVDEVKIYVESYREIWKKTSCTLMADGWTDQKRRTLINFLVYCPKGTVFLKTVDVSNVSKTARLLYQLFREVVLYVGVENIVHMVTDNAANYVAAGRLLMEEFPSIFWSPCAAHCINLILQDIGKLQSVCCVVEHASGITKYIYNHCYPLYLMRKFTGGKEILRPAPTRFATNFIALQSILAHKDELRAMVTSREWVSSAYAKDIKGKKFVESVLDSLFWERMCNIVRMSEPLVRVLRLVDGDDRPSMDICMMLFIMQKKKW